One Longimicrobium sp. genomic window carries:
- a CDS encoding RluA family pseudouridine synthase yields MTQRWLEHTVADDEAGRTVQEVLTGPMQVSRRMIQKLTRAHGILLNRKPAFLARKVRAGDLIAARVGVDEYTALQPVDMPLAIVHEDEDVLVIDKSPFVLVHPTSPGQTETLSHGIVHHFERSGVKAKVRPVHRIDRDTSGLVLFAKSAVAHARLDAQLREGGIGRVYQALVDGVVADDAGEIDAAIGRDPRQPNLRTIRPGGEPARTRFRVLERLARATLLELELDTGRTHQIRVHMAHAGHPVLGDRQYGRAGLSLIKRQALHASRLSFTHPATGEHATFDAPLPPDIAAVIERLRAG; encoded by the coding sequence ATGACGCAGCGGTGGCTGGAGCACACGGTGGCGGACGACGAGGCGGGGCGCACGGTGCAGGAGGTGCTCACCGGGCCCATGCAGGTGTCGCGGCGGATGATCCAGAAGCTCACCCGCGCCCACGGCATCCTGCTGAACCGCAAGCCCGCGTTCCTGGCCCGCAAGGTCAGGGCGGGCGACCTGATCGCCGCGCGCGTGGGCGTGGACGAGTACACGGCGCTGCAGCCGGTCGACATGCCGCTGGCCATCGTGCACGAGGACGAGGACGTGCTGGTGATCGACAAGTCGCCCTTCGTGCTGGTCCACCCCACCTCGCCCGGGCAGACGGAAACGCTGTCGCACGGGATCGTGCACCACTTCGAGCGCAGCGGGGTGAAGGCGAAGGTGCGGCCGGTGCACCGCATCGACCGCGACACGTCGGGGCTGGTGCTGTTCGCCAAGAGCGCCGTGGCCCACGCGCGGCTGGACGCGCAGCTGCGCGAGGGCGGCATCGGGCGCGTGTACCAGGCGCTGGTGGACGGCGTGGTGGCCGACGACGCGGGCGAGATCGACGCCGCCATCGGCCGCGACCCGCGCCAGCCCAACCTGCGCACCATCCGCCCGGGCGGCGAGCCCGCGCGCACCCGCTTCCGCGTGCTGGAGCGCCTCGCGCGCGCCACGCTGCTGGAGCTGGAGCTGGACACCGGCCGCACGCACCAGATCCGCGTGCACATGGCGCACGCCGGGCATCCCGTGCTGGGCGACCGCCAGTACGGCCGCGCGGGGCTGTCGCTCATCAAGCGCCAGGCGCTGCACGCGTCCCGCCTCTCCTTCACCCACCCCGCCACCGGCGAGCACGCCACCTTCGACGCCCCGCTCCCGCCGGACATCGCCGCGGTGATCGAGCGGTTGCGCGCGGGGTGA
- a CDS encoding amidohydrolase family protein has protein sequence MIRTTLAAAAAAALLAPALHAQASYPVKGTGTVVLRAARVIDGTGAAPIANGEVVVTDDHIVAVGRQGAVTEPAGARVIDLGDATLLPGFIDAHVHIIGRALNDPGSNDAAVRDFPSFGAILGAENARRTLMNGFTTVRVLGSPNFDDVALRTAIDGGYAVGPRMQVAAHAIGITGGHCDENGFRPGLMDTDYRQGVADGLEQVRAAVRYQAKYGADVIKMCATGGVLSEGDAVGVPQFTQEEMNALVEEAHKLERPVAAHAHGAEGIRMAVRAGVSSIEHGSFLDEEGARMMATRGTFLVPTLSAGETVVAAADRGVLTGLRAQKARDAGAAMRRAIRIAVAAGVPIALGTDAGVGPHGANGHEFTLMAEWGGMTPMQVIVAGTSNAAKLLGWQNRIGTLAPGKLADVVAVAGDPMQNVRTLETATFVMKNGVVYKEPQPRR, from the coding sequence TTGATCCGCACCACCCTGGCCGCGGCCGCCGCCGCGGCGCTGCTCGCGCCCGCGCTGCACGCGCAGGCCTCGTATCCCGTGAAGGGCACCGGCACGGTGGTGCTCCGCGCCGCGCGGGTCATCGACGGAACCGGCGCCGCGCCCATCGCCAACGGCGAGGTGGTGGTGACCGACGACCACATCGTGGCCGTCGGCCGCCAGGGCGCGGTCACGGAGCCGGCCGGCGCGCGGGTGATCGATCTGGGCGACGCCACGCTGCTGCCGGGGTTCATCGACGCGCACGTGCACATCATCGGGCGCGCGCTGAACGACCCCGGCAGCAACGACGCCGCCGTGCGCGACTTCCCCTCGTTCGGCGCCATCCTGGGCGCCGAGAACGCGCGCCGCACGCTGATGAACGGCTTCACCACCGTGCGCGTCCTCGGATCGCCCAACTTCGACGACGTGGCGCTGCGCACCGCGATCGACGGAGGATACGCGGTGGGCCCGCGGATGCAGGTGGCGGCGCACGCCATCGGCATCACCGGCGGCCACTGCGACGAGAATGGCTTCCGCCCGGGGCTGATGGACACCGACTACCGCCAGGGCGTGGCCGACGGGCTGGAGCAGGTGCGCGCGGCCGTGCGCTACCAGGCCAAGTACGGCGCCGACGTGATCAAGATGTGCGCGACCGGCGGCGTGCTGAGCGAGGGCGACGCGGTGGGAGTGCCGCAGTTCACGCAGGAGGAGATGAACGCGCTGGTGGAGGAGGCGCACAAGCTGGAGCGCCCGGTGGCCGCGCACGCGCACGGGGCCGAGGGGATCAGGATGGCCGTGCGCGCCGGGGTCAGCTCCATCGAGCACGGCTCGTTCCTGGACGAGGAGGGCGCGCGGATGATGGCCACGCGCGGCACCTTCCTGGTCCCCACCCTCTCCGCGGGCGAGACGGTGGTGGCGGCGGCCGACCGCGGCGTGCTGACCGGCCTGCGCGCGCAGAAGGCGCGCGACGCGGGCGCCGCCATGCGCCGCGCCATCCGCATCGCCGTGGCGGCGGGGGTGCCCATCGCGCTGGGGACGGACGCGGGCGTGGGCCCGCACGGCGCCAACGGCCACGAGTTCACGCTGATGGCCGAGTGGGGCGGGATGACGCCCATGCAGGTGATCGTCGCCGGCACCAGCAACGCCGCGAAGCTCCTGGGGTGGCAGAACCGCATCGGCACGCTGGCGCCGGGGAAGCTGGCCGACGTCGTCGCCGTCGCCGGCGACCCCATGCAGAACGTGCGCACGCTGGAGACGGCCACGTTCGTGATGAAGAACGGCGTGGTCTACAAGGAGCCGCAGCCGCGCCGCTGA